The Merismopedia glauca CCAP 1448/3 DNA segment TCCTCAACCACCTCACTGTAAGGAACAAATCTGATCTCTGAAAATTCTTTCATTTCATCTTTGATGTTATTTGTTACTTCTATAAATTCAGGTTTTTCTGCTGTTTTAATAGCATGAAATATAACATTTTCTTGTAATATACTGTCATCTGAAAAAGCTTCTAAACGACTCTCAAAAAGATGAATCTTATTCAGTGACATTTCTTTGAGAAAAGCTTTACGGAAGGTGCGAAAATATGTGCCATTACAAAAGCTTCGAGGTGTAATGGCAGCCATTTCACCACCTTCAGCCAGATGTAACATAGCAAGCCAAACAAAAGCACTGTACAAATTGACTGTATCAATTCCTAGACTTAAGAGAATTTTTTTTTCTAACGATTTACTGTTTATCTTTCTATAAGGTGGGTTCAGAATTGTGTGAGTGAAATAACTGCGGGATGTAGCTAACAGTGGCAAAGCAATTTCCGCACTAGCCTCGATAAAACTTTGATGATGTAAACAGTAATCTGCCTGAATTCCGTGCTTCTTTAAAGAAGAGCAGCACTCTAGAAGACACTGTTCTAAAGGTGCCAAAAAACTTGCTTCTACTTCATAAACAGTCATAAAGCAACTTTCAACATTTTGAGATTTTGCCAATAACTGCTCGACAAAGGCAGCAGTAAGCATCCCTACTCCAGCACCAGGGTCCAGAAGACTAATATGACCTGAAAGATTGCTAAACTGATTCGCCAGAAAACGAGCAATCGGTGCTGGAGTTAAAAACTGTCCTAATTCACTACGCTGCTTCAGATTCAGTCTTGAGGAGCAATGAATCTGGGTAATGTCAGTAGAGTCTGTGATGAACGTCGTCATACTGTCAATTAACTCTCTCATTTGGGATGTGATACCAAGTATCAGTAGTAGCTGCAATCTGGATGACTTCCATGAGATGCTAGGGGATGGCAAAACTCAGAATATTATCTAAGCTACATGAGTGCGATCGCTATTACTGTTCCTGGTACAACGGCTAACTTAGGACCTGGATTTGACTGCTTGGGAGCAGCTTTAACTATCTATAATCGATTTGGTTTTAGCTTGTCTCAAACTACTACCACAATCGCAGTAACAGGATTAGAAGCTGCTAGAGTCGGTACAGATGAGAGTAATTTAGTCTATCAGTCATTTTTAAAGCTATATCAGCACATAAATCGAACTCCACCTGCTGTAAATATCGAAATTGAGTTAGGAGTACCTCTAGCTAGGGGTTTAGGGAGTTCGGCGACGGCGATCGCAGGTGGGTTAGTTGGTGCTAATATTTTGGCTGGTTCTCCTTTATCAATGCCAGAGATTGTAGATTTAGCGATAGAGATTGAGGGACATCCAGATAATGTAGTTCCTGCTATTTTAGGCGGTTGTAAGCTAGCAGCCACTAATATGGCTGGTAATTGGGTCATCTGCGACTTAAATTGGCATAGTGAAGTTATCCCAGTCGTCGCCATTCCCAACTTTGAACTATCTACCGCAGACGCGCGACGGGTTTTACCAGATAGTTATGCTCGCGCTGATGCCATTTTTAATACGGCTCATTTGGGGTTATTATTGCGGGGGTTAGAATCTGGTAACCAAGATTGGTTGAGTGCCGCTTTACAAGATCGGATTCATCAGCCATATCGTCAAGCTTTGATTCAGGGATATACAAAGGTTCAGACAGCAGCTATTGAAGTTGGTGCCTATGGCATGGTAATTAGTGGTGCAGGGCCAACTTTATTAGCTTTGACAGATGCTCAAAGTGCTGATGGTGTAGTTACCGCGATGGAATCAGCTTGGAAACGAGAAGGGATTGAAGCCGATGTGCGATCGCTCCATCTTGACTATACAGGACTTCAATTTGAGAATAGACCTCTTGCATAAGTCCGATATTTCTGGCGTATCGGGAATCGGGATATGCGCTGCGCGCAGCCTGCGGCTACGGGAGTCGGGAATCGTTTCCAGCACTAAAGAGTTGGATTTCTCTGATTAATTAAAAAGTGTCTCAAACCCTTAGCGTGAAACAATATTGCTTTAGTTTCGCAAGAGGTCTAATATACCTGGAGATTAACGTATCAATATTTCCGTCAAAATCTGAAATCAGGTTTCGATAGTCCAACGCTGACCATAGACACAACTTAATATTATTAATAAAGGGTTTTTTCACCAGGGAGTCAGAAACTGTGGTTGTCAAACCAGAGTGGTTGCGGGTTAAAGCACCGCAGTGGGAACGGGTCGGCAGTGTTAAAGATATTTTGCGAGATTTGCAGCTAAATACAGTTTGCGAAGAAGCTTCTTGTCCGAATATTGGCGAATGTTTTCAGGCAGGTACAGCAACTTTTTTAATTATGGGACCTGCTTGCACCAGAGCTTGTCCTTACTGCGACATAGATTTTGAGAAACAGCCGAAAGCTTTAGATCCGACGGAACCAGAACGCTTAGCCGAAGCGGTGCGTCGTTTGAAGCTGAATCACGTAGTTATCACTTCTGTCAATCGCGATGACTTACCAGATGGGGGTGCGTCTCAATTCGATCGCTGCATCCAGCAAGTGAGATTGCTTTCTCCAGGGACGACGATTGAAGTTTTAA contains these protein-coding regions:
- the thrB gene encoding homoserine kinase, encoding MSAIAITVPGTTANLGPGFDCLGAALTIYNRFGFSLSQTTTTIAVTGLEAARVGTDESNLVYQSFLKLYQHINRTPPAVNIEIELGVPLARGLGSSATAIAGGLVGANILAGSPLSMPEIVDLAIEIEGHPDNVVPAILGGCKLAATNMAGNWVICDLNWHSEVIPVVAIPNFELSTADARRVLPDSYARADAIFNTAHLGLLLRGLESGNQDWLSAALQDRIHQPYRQALIQGYTKVQTAAIEVGAYGMVISGAGPTLLALTDAQSADGVVTAMESAWKREGIEADVRSLHLDYTGLQFENRPLA